One Malaclemys terrapin pileata isolate rMalTer1 chromosome 21, rMalTer1.hap1, whole genome shotgun sequence DNA window includes the following coding sequences:
- the LOC128827490 gene encoding mucin-2-like: MKPRSLGTAALRLGLGLLLLATGATQGTTTPIGGTDTTTLPLSNTTTPSPTNMTTASTTNTTTAPRGNTTTPLPTNTTTLPPTNTTTLSPGNTTTPPPSNTITPPSTNTTTKPPGNTTTPPPSNATTLPPGNATTLPPGNVTTPPHSNTTTPPPGNTTIPSSSNTTSPPSTNMTTAPPGNATTPPPGNATTPPPGNVTTLPPSNATTLPPSNTTTPPPGNTTTVPPGNMTTPPPGNTTTVPPGNTTNLPPSNVTTPSPGNTTNLPPSNMTIPPSSSTTTPLPSTSITTPAPIRFSLSFRIVNWNFNDSLLDPSTSYYKDLYSKIQSLYNKTYGCPMCPNGENYLGFTDLRFSQGSVVTESVLRYRVSNTSINATGIEQQLTQRLDGQNSTDGLELDSIRGAALGPNNTTPPPGNNTTPPPSNTIPPPPSNATIAPPGNTTNLPPGNATTPPPGNVTTLPPGNATTLPPSNTTTPPPGNTTTVPPGNMTTPPPGNTTTVPPGNTTNLPPSNVTTPSPGNTTNLPPSNMTIPPSSSTTTPLPSTSITTPAPIRFSLSFRIVNWNFNDSLLDPSTSYYKDLYSKIQSLYNKTYGCPMCPNGENYLGFTDLRFSQGSVVTESVLRYRVSNTSINATGIEQQLTQRLDGQNSTDGLELDSIRGAALGPNNTTPPPGNNTTPPPSNTIPPPPSNATIAPPGNTTTPAPGNATTPPPSNATTAPPGNTTTPAPGNATTPPPGNATTPPPSNTTTPPPTNTTTVPPGNNTTPLPGNTIPPPPSNATIAPPGNTTTPAPGNATTPPPSNATTAPPGNTTTPAPGNATTPPHGNATTPPPSNTTTPPPTNTTTLPPGNNTTPPSTNTTIPPPSNATTPPSSNTTTPPPGNTATPPPGNTTTPPPTNTATPPPGNTTIPAPGNTTTAFPRNTTTPPPTNTTTPAPSNRTTAPLSTSITTPAPIHFFLSFRIVNWNFNDSLLDPSTSYYKDLYSKIQSLYVNIYGCPMCPNGQNYLGFTDLRFSQGSVVTESVLRYRVSDTSISATGLEQQLTQRLDGQNSFDGLQLDSIRANSGSSPPATSAPAPLVPGWGIALLVLVCILLVLSIVIFILLIVCSYRRRNRGKLDLFSSQASYQPMNEYPTYHTHGRFSGPGKKQNPYNDIAAGNGTNAFYTNPATSDNL, from the exons ATGAAGCCCCGAAGTCTGGGCACAGCTGCCCTACGGCTGGGTctagggctgctgctgctggccacag GCGCAACACAgggcaccaccacccccattggcggCACCGACACGACCACCCTGCCCCTCAGCAACACGACCACCCCGTCCCCCACCAACATGACTACCGCGTCCACCACCAACACGACCACAGCACCCCGCGGCAACACaaccacccctctccccaccaacacaaccaccctgccccccaccaacaCAACCACCCTGTCCCCTGGCAACacgaccacccctccccccagcaacacgatcacccctccctccaccaacACAACCACCAAGCCCCCCGGCAACacgaccacccctccccccagcaatgcGACCACCCTTCCCCCAGGCAACGCGACCACCCTTCCCCCCGGCAATGTGACCACCCCGCCCCACAGCAACACAACCACCCCTCCCCCGGGCAACACGACCATTCCGTCCTCCAGCAACAcgacctcccctccctccaccaacATGACCACAGCGCCCCCCGGCAACGCGaccaccccgccccccggcaacgcgaccaccccgccccccggcaACGTGACCACCCTGCCCCCTAGCAACGcaaccaccctgccccccagcaacacgaccacccctccccctggcaaCACGACCACAGTGCCCCCCGGCAACAtgaccacccctccccctggcaaCACGACCACAGTGCCCCCCGGCAACACAACCAACCTGCCCCCCAGCAACGTGACCACCCCGTCCCCCGGCAACACAACCAACCTGCCCCCCAGCAACATGACCATCCCGCCTTCTAGCAGCACGaccaccccgctccccagcacctCCATTACGACCCCGGCCCCGATCCGTTTCTCTCTCTCGTTCCGCATTGTGAACTGGAACTTCAATGACTCCCTGCTCGACCCCAGCACCAGTTACTACAAGGATTTATATTCCAAAATCCAGAGCCTG TACAACAAGACCTACGGCTGCCCAATGTGCCCGAATGGGGAGAACTACCTGGGATTCACTGATCTGCGTTTCAG CCAGGGGTCGGTGGTGACTGAGTCCGTCCTGCGGTACCGAGTGAGCAACACCAGCATCAACGCCACCGGCATTGAGCAGCAGCTGACACAAAGGCTGGACGGCCAGAACAGCACAGACGGGCTCGAGCTGGACAGTATCCGCG GTGCAGCACTGGGCCCCAACAACACCACCCCGCCCCCTGGCAACAacaccaccccgccccccagcaacacgatccccccaccccccagcaacgCGACCATAGCGCCCCCCGGCAACACAACCAACCTGCCCCCCGGCAACGCGaccaccccgccccccggcaACGTGACCACCCTGCCCCCTGGCAACGcaaccaccctgccccccagcaacacgaccacccctccccctggcaaCACGACCACAGTGCCCCCCGGCAACAtgaccacccctccccctggcaaCACGACCACAGTGCCCCCCGGCAACACAACCAACCTGCCCCCCAGCAACGTGACCACCCCGTCCCCCGGCAACACAACCAACCTGCCCCCCAGCAACATGACCATCCCGCCTTCTAGCAGCACGaccaccccgctccccagcacctCCATTACGACCCCGGCCCCGATCCGTTTCTCTCTCTCGTTCCGCATTGTGAACTGGAACTTCAATGACTCCCTGCTCGACCCCAGCACCAGTTACTATAAGGATTTATATTCCAAAATCCAGAGCCTG TACAACAAGACCTACGGCTGCCCAATGTGCCCGAATGGGGAGAACTACCTGGGATTCACTGATCTGCGTTTCAG CCAGGGGTCGGTGGTGACTGAGTCCGTCCTGCGGTACCGAGTGAGCAACACCAGCATCAACGCCACCGGCATTGAGCAGCAGCTGACACAAAGGCTGGACGGCCAGAACAGCACAGACGGGCTCGAGCTGGACAGTATCCGCG GTGCAGCACTGGGCCCCAACAACACCACCCCGCCCCCTGGCAACAacaccaccccgccccccagcaacacgatccccccaccccccagcaacgCGACCATAGCGCCCCCCGGCAACACGACCACGCCGGCCCCCGGCAAcgcaaccaccccaccccccagcaacgcgaccacagcgccccctggtaACACGACCACGCCGGCCCCTGGCAACGCAACCACCCCACCACCCGGAAACGcaaccaccccgccccccagcaacACGACCACCCCGCCACCAACCAACACGACCACAGTGCCCCCCGGCAACAATACCACTCCGCTCCCCGGCAAcacgatccccccaccccctagcaACGCGACCATAGCGCCCCCCGGCAACACAACCACGCCGGCCCCCGGCAAcgcaaccaccccaccccccagcaacgcgaccacagcgccccctggtaACACGACCACGCCGGCCCCTGGCAACGCGACCACCCCACCACACGGAAACGcaaccaccccgccccccagcaacACGACCACCCCGCCACCAACCAACACGACCACCCTGCCCCCCGGCAACAACACCACCCCGCCTTCCACCAACACGACCATCCCACCTCCCAGCAATGCAACCACCCCGCCCTCCAGCAACACAaccaccccgccccccggcaatacggccaccccaccccccggcaacACGACCACCCCGCCACCAACCAAcacagccaccccaccccccggcaacACGACCATCCCAGCCCCCGGCAACACGACCACAGCATTCCCCCGCAACACGACCACCCCGCCCCCAACCAACACAACCACCCCGGCCCCCAGCAACAGGACCACCGCGCCCCTCAGCACCTCCATTACGACCCCGGCCCCGATCCATTTCTTTCTCTCGTTCCGCATTGTGAACTGGAACTTCAACGACTCCCTGCTCGACCCCAGCACCAGTTACTACAAGGATTTATATTCCAAAATCCAGAGCCTG TACGTCAATATCTACGGCTGCCCAATGTGCCCGAATGGGCAGAACTACCTGGGATTCACTGATCTGCGTTTCAG CCAGGGGTCGGTGGTGACTGAGTCTGTCCTGCGGTACCGAGTGAGCGACACCAGCATCAGCGCCACCGGCCTTGAGCAGCAGCTGACACAAAGGCTGGACGGCCAGAACAGCTTTGATGGGCTCCAGCTGGACAGTATCCGCG CCAACTCTGGCAGCTCTCCCCCGGCCACCTCGGCGCCAGCACCCCTGGTGCCTGGCTGGGGCATCGCCCTGCTGGTCCTGGTCTGCATCCTGCTGGTGCTGAGCATCGTCATCTTCATCCTGCTG ATCGTCTGCTCGTACCGCAGGAGGAACCGCGGGAAGCTGGATCTGTTCAGCTCACAGGCCTCGTACCAGCCCATGAACGAGTACCCCACCTACCACACCCATGGGCGCTTCAGCGGCCCCGGCAAGAAGCAGAATCCCTACAATGAC ATCGCCGCCGGCAACGGCACCAACGCCTTCTACACCAACCCTGCCACGTCAGACAATCTCTAG